A part of Thermocrinis albus DSM 14484 genomic DNA contains:
- a CDS encoding nucleotide sugar dehydrogenase, which translates to MVSLEDLEKGKESICVVGLGYVGLPLAVALSKHFRVFGYDKNTKRVEELKVGIDSTGEVEAEKLIGTNVQFSSDPSVISQSRFIIVAVPTPVDKLKNPDLSFIRSASALVGRYMRRGSVVVYESTVYPGATEEVCVPILERESGLVWKRDFFVGYSPERINPGDPHHSLEKVVKVVSADTPQTLQVVKGVYEKVVKAGVYVAPDIKTAEAAKVIENIQRDINIALINELAIIFHRLGLDTREVLKAASTKWNFLKFEPGLVGGHCIPVDPYYLAHKSKEVGYIPELILAGRRVNEHIPVFVAHQVVKTLVRSGKKIKGARVLVLGVSFKENVPDVRNSKVYDLVKELADFEMETYIFDPIADREGLKEEYGLELVEDYTVGAPYHAVIFAVRHNIFKEIFSLELLKTLCDKPPILVDIKGMWDKEEAQKLGFVYWRL; encoded by the coding sequence ATGGTTTCACTGGAGGATCTGGAAAAGGGAAAGGAGAGTATATGTGTGGTAGGCTTAGGATACGTAGGTTTACCTTTGGCTGTAGCCCTCTCTAAGCATTTCCGTGTTTTCGGGTACGACAAAAACACCAAGAGGGTAGAGGAGCTTAAGGTGGGTATAGACTCCACAGGAGAGGTAGAAGCTGAGAAGTTAATAGGTACCAACGTTCAGTTTTCCTCAGATCCCTCCGTCATATCCCAATCCAGGTTTATAATAGTGGCTGTTCCCACACCTGTGGATAAACTTAAGAACCCGGATCTCTCCTTTATAAGATCTGCATCCGCCTTGGTGGGTAGGTACATGAGGAGGGGAAGTGTGGTGGTTTACGAATCTACCGTCTATCCCGGTGCTACAGAAGAGGTGTGCGTACCGATACTGGAAAGGGAGAGCGGTCTTGTGTGGAAGAGGGACTTCTTTGTGGGATACTCCCCGGAGAGAATAAACCCGGGAGATCCTCATCACAGCTTGGAGAAAGTGGTAAAGGTGGTGTCTGCTGATACACCCCAGACGCTGCAGGTGGTGAAAGGGGTTTACGAAAAGGTGGTGAAAGCTGGCGTGTATGTTGCTCCTGATATAAAGACTGCAGAAGCGGCCAAAGTGATAGAGAACATACAGCGAGACATCAACATAGCTCTCATAAACGAACTAGCCATAATATTTCACCGTCTTGGGCTGGATACAAGGGAGGTTCTAAAAGCGGCCTCCACCAAGTGGAACTTTCTGAAGTTTGAACCTGGACTCGTGGGAGGACACTGTATACCTGTGGATCCCTACTATCTGGCTCACAAATCTAAGGAGGTGGGATATATTCCGGAGCTTATTCTAGCAGGCAGAAGGGTTAACGAGCATATACCCGTGTTTGTGGCCCACCAAGTGGTAAAGACTTTAGTGAGAAGTGGAAAAAAGATTAAGGGAGCACGCGTACTGGTACTGGGAGTCTCTTTCAAGGAGAATGTACCAGATGTAAGAAACTCTAAGGTTTACGACCTGGTAAAAGAACTAGCCGACTTTGAGATGGAAACTTACATCTTTGATCCTATAGCGGACAGGGAAGGTTTGAAAGAAGAGTACGGCCTGGAGCTGGTAGAAGACTACACAGTAGGAGCCCCCTACCATGCCGTGATTTTTGCGGTAAGACACAACATTTTTAAGGAAATATTTTCCTTAGAACTCCTTAAAACTCTGTGCGATAAGCCCCCTATCCTAGTGGATATAAAAGGGATGTGGGACAAAGAGGAGGCTCAAAAACTCGGCTTCGTGTATTGGAGGCTGTAG
- the argS gene encoding arginine--tRNA ligase, translating to MRRYLFQKIREIVRQEYKTEVEEFQVEPPRQEELGDLATNVAFILSKTLRRNPQEIAQYLANLLSQHGFDATAQRGFINIRILESTVKEMTKQILQEGESFFLEKVGEGKRILVELVSANPTGPLHLGHGRIAVVGDVIARLLTAFGFDVTREYYINDAGRQVYLLGLSILYRCLEMTGRDPEDIRPTFEEEGYKGTYVMDLAKEALQTYGEELFKGDREETIRTLSQLGIRKILEEISQTLSKLDVSIDSWFSERSLVEEGRVEEVLSVLQEKGYLYEKDGAIWFKSTLFGDDKDRVLRKSTGEYTYFATDIAYHYEKYKRGYQQVVNVWGADHHGYLPRLVGALRALGIPDQWLRVEWVQMVRLFKGEEEVRMSKRAGEFVTLEELMEEVGKDAVRFIFLTRRSDTPLDFDIQLALEKSSENPVFYVQYAHARIRGVFREVKTRYGIDPDNAGLGEHIQNLRDEAGVKLCKKCIFLKDTLWDAVSKLAPHIITSWLIETAKDFHNYYNHHRVMVEDRELMLSRLAVLKTVEISLKTALNLIGVSAPERM from the coding sequence ATGAGAAGGTATCTATTTCAGAAGATAAGGGAGATAGTACGTCAGGAATACAAGACAGAGGTGGAAGAGTTTCAGGTGGAACCACCTCGGCAGGAGGAACTGGGAGATCTTGCCACCAACGTGGCCTTTATCCTGTCTAAGACTCTCAGAAGAAACCCACAGGAAATAGCCCAGTATTTGGCAAACCTCTTATCACAGCACGGTTTTGATGCAACAGCTCAGAGAGGCTTTATCAACATCCGCATACTGGAAAGTACAGTGAAAGAGATGACAAAACAAATTCTACAGGAAGGTGAAAGCTTCTTCCTTGAAAAGGTGGGAGAAGGCAAGAGGATACTGGTGGAACTGGTGAGCGCCAACCCCACCGGTCCGTTACACTTAGGACACGGCAGGATAGCGGTGGTAGGTGACGTCATAGCAAGACTTTTAACCGCCTTTGGTTTTGATGTAACGAGGGAGTACTACATAAACGATGCGGGAAGACAGGTGTACCTCTTGGGACTGTCCATTCTTTACAGGTGTCTGGAGATGACCGGCAGGGATCCAGAGGATATAAGACCCACCTTTGAGGAGGAAGGCTACAAAGGCACCTACGTAATGGATCTCGCCAAGGAGGCCCTACAGACATACGGGGAGGAACTTTTTAAAGGAGATAGGGAAGAGACTATAAGAACCCTTTCTCAGTTAGGTATCCGTAAGATCTTAGAGGAGATATCTCAGACACTCAGCAAACTAGATGTCTCTATAGACAGTTGGTTCAGTGAGAGAAGTTTGGTGGAAGAGGGCAGAGTGGAGGAAGTCCTTTCCGTACTACAGGAGAAAGGCTACCTTTACGAGAAGGATGGTGCCATATGGTTCAAAAGTACCCTCTTTGGAGATGACAAAGACAGAGTCCTCAGAAAGTCTACGGGAGAGTACACCTACTTTGCCACCGACATAGCCTACCACTATGAGAAGTACAAAAGAGGTTACCAGCAAGTAGTTAACGTGTGGGGAGCAGACCATCACGGTTATCTGCCGCGCCTTGTGGGAGCTCTGAGAGCTCTCGGTATACCAGATCAGTGGTTAAGGGTAGAGTGGGTGCAGATGGTAAGACTCTTCAAGGGTGAAGAGGAGGTACGCATGTCTAAGAGAGCTGGGGAGTTTGTTACCTTAGAAGAGCTTATGGAGGAAGTGGGGAAAGATGCTGTTAGGTTCATCTTTTTGACAAGAAGATCCGACACACCTCTTGACTTTGATATACAACTGGCCCTTGAGAAGAGTTCTGAAAACCCAGTTTTTTACGTACAGTACGCTCACGCCCGTATACGGGGTGTGTTCAGAGAAGTAAAGACCCGGTACGGCATAGACCCGGATAACGCAGGTCTTGGAGAACATATACAGAATCTAAGGGACGAAGCAGGCGTTAAACTGTGCAAGAAATGCATCTTTCTAAAGGATACTCTGTGGGACGCCGTATCCAAACTGGCACCCCATATAATAACCTCGTGGCTCATAGAAACCGCCAAAGACTTCCACAATTACTACAACCATCACAGGGTGATGGTGGAAGACAGAGAGCTTATGCTATCAAGACTGGCCGTCTTAAAAACAGTGGAGATCTCCTTAAAAACTGCGTTAAACTTGATAGGTGTGTCTGCTCCGGAAAGAATGTGA
- a CDS encoding SPOR domain-containing protein codes for MKRERLILLVGLLVALVSFYVGLNQWLSSKNQPSTPVTIMPVKPTPSPPPATSAPSSTTTPPESSQQTQAATPTEKHVSPTPSTTTEAHEKPHEKPKEKPKPRPKKEYLIQVGAFTYQENAQKALEKAQKMGYKGHIKKEDGFYKVLLVVKTDNIDEHLQKLRKEFGGAFVK; via the coding sequence ATGAAGAGGGAGAGACTTATACTACTGGTGGGCTTACTGGTGGCACTGGTGTCCTTTTATGTGGGACTAAATCAGTGGCTCTCCAGCAAGAACCAACCTTCAACACCTGTTACCATCATGCCGGTAAAGCCCACACCTTCACCACCCCCAGCTACATCCGCACCTTCCTCAACAACAACCCCTCCCGAATCTTCGCAACAGACACAGGCTGCAACTCCTACAGAAAAGCACGTATCTCCTACTCCTTCTACCACCACCGAAGCTCATGAAAAACCTCATGAGAAGCCTAAAGAAAAACCCAAGCCTCGCCCGAAAAAGGAGTACCTGATACAGGTAGGTGCCTTCACCTACCAAGAGAATGCTCAGAAAGCCTTAGAGAAAGCCCAAAAGATGGGATATAAAGGTCATATAAAGAAGGAAGACGGGTTCTATAAGGTCCTACTGGTGGTAAAGACCGACAACATAGATGAGCACCTTCAGAAACTGAGGAAAGAGTTCGGGGGAGCTTTCGTGAAATGA
- a CDS encoding SPOR domain-containing protein, whose protein sequence is MIRRWLLLSLIVSSCAQIQENKGAESARYYYDMGMSSLISRNYSEAIANLFRASRENPYDPKIWNALGIAYMEAGEYEKAESAFVKALSVDKNFTDATLQLGILHFRKGEYDKAKEYLLKAISDEGFPQKHMAFYYLARVEKAVGNERGYLENLRKAVAYYPLFLEAQMELAQAYESRGEYDAALDVYRTLQSNGVNSPSVRLGMARVYYAMGDTEKAKGLLRELLEDRQIDAPTRSAAMDLLTKVLVKEQELKLGMRKPPPLEKPQPSTPPVKEQEHKPVKRWRIQLGAFSSKEKANSWKEKLERELGLKDITVEEQGGVYRIFYGSFEDRKDAERELRKLRDLNVYGFIVD, encoded by the coding sequence ATGATACGTAGATGGCTACTCCTTTCGCTGATAGTAAGTAGCTGTGCACAGATACAGGAAAACAAAGGGGCGGAGTCAGCAAGGTACTACTACGACATGGGTATGTCTTCCCTCATATCCCGCAACTACTCGGAAGCTATAGCTAACTTATTTAGGGCTTCTCGTGAGAACCCATACGACCCAAAGATCTGGAACGCTTTGGGTATAGCTTACATGGAAGCGGGAGAATACGAAAAAGCGGAATCAGCCTTTGTAAAGGCGCTCAGTGTGGATAAGAACTTCACTGATGCTACTCTACAACTAGGCATTCTTCACTTTAGGAAGGGTGAGTATGACAAGGCTAAGGAGTATTTGCTTAAGGCTATATCTGACGAAGGTTTTCCCCAGAAACACATGGCCTTCTATTACCTGGCAAGGGTGGAAAAAGCTGTAGGGAACGAGAGAGGATATCTAGAGAATCTCAGGAAAGCTGTGGCTTATTACCCCCTCTTCTTGGAGGCACAGATGGAACTAGCTCAAGCTTACGAAAGCAGGGGGGAGTACGATGCCGCTTTAGACGTTTACAGAACTCTTCAAAGTAACGGTGTTAATTCTCCCAGCGTCCGTCTGGGAATGGCGAGAGTCTACTACGCCATGGGAGATACAGAGAAAGCTAAGGGTCTGTTGAGGGAACTGCTAGAGGATAGACAGATAGATGCTCCTACAAGATCTGCTGCTATGGATCTCCTCACCAAGGTGCTGGTAAAGGAGCAGGAACTTAAGTTGGGGATGAGAAAACCCCCTCCCCTTGAGAAACCTCAACCTTCCACACCACCGGTAAAGGAGCAGGAACATAAGCCTGTAAAGAGGTGGCGCATACAGCTGGGTGCCTTCTCTTCGAAGGAGAAGGCCAACAGCTGGAAGGAGAAACTGGAGAGAGAGCTGGGCCTTAAGGATATAACGGTGGAGGAACAAGGGGGTGTTTACAGGATATTCTACGGAAGCTTTGAAGACAGAAAAGATGCAGAGAGAGAGCTTAGAAAGCTTAGGGACCTCAACGTCTACGGTTTTATCGTTGACTGA
- the hisB gene encoding imidazoleglycerol-phosphate dehydratase HisB, with protein sequence MRWSEFKRETKETRIWAKINLDGSGQYHIETPVGFLTHMLETLARHSGFDIHLKAEGDVHVSHHHTVEDAGIVLGTAFLKALGEMKGINRFGYAIVPMDEALVMCSLDICGRPLFFYEDGGLRGKITDFDFELIWEFFKGFALESKITLHMRVLSGRILHHVAEACFKAFALSLKQAVILTHSRIPSTKEHIL encoded by the coding sequence ATGCGGTGGTCAGAGTTCAAGAGGGAGACGAAGGAAACCAGGATATGGGCGAAGATCAATCTTGACGGTAGTGGCCAGTATCATATAGAGACGCCTGTGGGTTTTCTCACCCACATGTTAGAGACTTTGGCAAGACACTCAGGTTTTGATATACACCTTAAGGCAGAGGGAGACGTTCATGTTTCTCACCACCACACGGTAGAAGACGCAGGTATAGTTCTTGGTACAGCTTTCCTAAAGGCTTTAGGTGAAATGAAGGGCATAAATCGTTTCGGTTACGCCATAGTACCCATGGACGAAGCACTGGTGATGTGCAGTTTGGATATATGTGGTAGGCCTCTCTTTTTTTACGAAGATGGAGGCCTCAGAGGCAAAATAACGGATTTTGACTTTGAACTGATATGGGAGTTCTTCAAAGGTTTTGCTCTTGAGTCCAAGATAACCTTGCATATGAGGGTTCTCTCGGGGAGAATTCTGCATCACGTGGCAGAAGCCTGCTTCAAGGCCTTTGCTCTGTCTCTGAAACAAGCGGTCATATTAACCCACTCCCGCATACCCTCCACCAAGGAACATATACTGTGA
- the holA gene encoding DNA polymerase III subunit delta encodes MDILEYQKNISIDKIKPINLVIGEEEYLVKTFLEKLSRIASLRVLWGDELTLEDFLNQLGETNLFEGKSHEIVVVKNGEEVLKKLKDPKLVLRIARNLKKKKVFFVVGKVDKRQLEKPPYQTIGEVGDVIEAKKLNSKKVKDLVKRRFEKEGIQIDEDALNYLLEAFSYNLMMLKTEVDKLTLYGKRITLEDVRRVCVPSGEGSIFDFLEAFFTRNVEKALVSLDTLYRYGVHPLLIQKSLANLVILLYTAVRLSGGKDMDETLRKLGVRHPYQIKLYKEYISINGEEKLRKLIDGLFWLDFGEKVYYKKPEDTLRRFVIEYLSDAVVRVQEGDEGNQDMGEDQS; translated from the coding sequence ATGGACATACTGGAGTATCAAAAAAACATAAGTATTGATAAAATAAAGCCCATAAACTTAGTGATAGGGGAGGAGGAGTATCTGGTTAAAACTTTCCTGGAAAAACTATCTCGGATAGCCTCCCTACGTGTTCTTTGGGGGGACGAGCTTACCCTGGAGGATTTTCTCAACCAGCTAGGTGAAACCAACCTCTTTGAAGGAAAGTCTCACGAGATAGTGGTGGTGAAGAACGGAGAGGAAGTTCTTAAGAAGCTTAAGGATCCCAAACTGGTTTTGAGGATAGCAAGAAATCTTAAGAAGAAGAAGGTGTTCTTCGTAGTAGGTAAAGTGGACAAAAGACAGTTGGAAAAACCTCCTTACCAAACCATAGGAGAGGTGGGGGACGTAATAGAAGCCAAGAAACTGAACTCTAAGAAGGTTAAAGACTTGGTGAAAAGACGTTTTGAGAAAGAAGGGATACAGATAGATGAAGATGCACTAAACTACCTTCTGGAGGCTTTCTCCTACAATCTTATGATGTTGAAAACAGAGGTAGATAAACTGACCCTCTACGGTAAGAGGATAACCCTTGAGGATGTAAGGAGAGTGTGTGTACCCAGTGGTGAAGGATCCATCTTCGATTTCTTGGAAGCCTTCTTCACGAGAAATGTGGAGAAGGCTCTCGTCAGTTTAGACACCCTTTACAGGTACGGTGTTCATCCTCTTTTGATACAGAAGTCTCTCGCTAACCTGGTTATCCTACTTTACACCGCTGTCAGGTTATCGGGTGGTAAAGATATGGATGAAACTCTCAGAAAGTTGGGTGTAAGGCATCCCTATCAGATAAAGCTCTACAAAGAGTACATATCCATCAACGGTGAGGAAAAACTTAGAAAACTCATAGATGGACTGTTTTGGTTGGACTTTGGGGAGAAGGTCTATTATAAAAAGCCAGAGGATACTCTGAGGCGTTTTGTGATAGAATACCTCTCCGATGCGGTGGTCAGAGTTCAAGAGGGAGACGAAGGAAACCAGGATATGGGCGAAGATCAATCTTGA
- the rho gene encoding transcription termination factor Rho, with product MQEVQEKKTYSFEELKKMSLAELQKIGREFELKRVTGLRKEELIESILAAQAKEEGLNFVKGVLEILPEGYGFIRSPENNYMPSNTDVYVAPSQIKKFGLRTGDTIVGYARPPQEREKYQALIRIESVSGLPPDPDVLKSRPIFEKLTPFHPTERFQLETTPDELSTRVVSLIAPIGKGQRGLIVAPPKAGKTVLLQKIAKALIQNHPEVYLIILLIDERPEEVTEMRRIVGEGAEVVASTFDEPPERHVQVAELVVEKAKRMVELQKDVVILLDSMTRFGRAANAITPPTGRVLTGGIEATALQRPKKFFGAARNIEEGGSLTIIATALIETGSRMDDVIYEEFKGTGNMEIHLDRRLMERRIFPAINIEKSGTRKEELLLEDWELQRIWVLRKFLATMDNIEAMEFLLDKLKKFKNNREFLKAMHS from the coding sequence ATGCAGGAAGTTCAAGAGAAGAAAACTTACAGTTTTGAGGAACTCAAAAAAATGTCACTTGCAGAACTTCAGAAGATAGGGAGGGAATTTGAACTCAAAAGGGTTACAGGACTTCGCAAAGAGGAGCTTATAGAGAGTATACTGGCGGCACAGGCGAAGGAAGAGGGTCTTAACTTTGTGAAGGGGGTTTTGGAGATTCTCCCCGAAGGTTACGGTTTCATCAGGAGCCCGGAGAACAACTACATGCCCAGTAACACCGACGTATACGTAGCTCCCTCCCAGATAAAGAAGTTTGGCCTCAGAACAGGGGATACCATAGTGGGGTACGCACGCCCTCCTCAGGAGAGGGAAAAGTACCAGGCTCTCATAAGAATAGAGTCCGTTAGCGGACTTCCTCCTGATCCAGATGTTTTAAAATCTCGTCCCATCTTTGAAAAACTGACACCCTTCCATCCCACCGAACGGTTCCAACTGGAGACAACACCCGACGAACTGTCAACCCGTGTGGTGAGTCTTATAGCTCCCATAGGTAAAGGTCAGAGAGGCCTCATAGTGGCACCTCCGAAGGCCGGTAAAACGGTACTCCTTCAGAAGATAGCCAAAGCCCTCATCCAAAACCATCCTGAGGTTTATCTCATCATACTCCTCATAGACGAAAGGCCGGAAGAAGTTACCGAGATGCGTAGGATAGTGGGGGAAGGTGCGGAGGTGGTGGCATCCACTTTTGACGAACCTCCGGAAAGACACGTACAGGTGGCAGAGTTGGTGGTAGAGAAAGCCAAGAGAATGGTGGAACTACAGAAAGACGTGGTGATACTTTTGGACTCTATGACACGTTTCGGAAGGGCAGCCAACGCCATCACCCCACCCACAGGTCGTGTACTAACGGGTGGTATAGAGGCAACCGCTCTCCAGAGACCCAAGAAGTTCTTTGGTGCTGCCAGGAACATAGAAGAAGGTGGTTCCCTCACCATAATAGCCACAGCTTTGATAGAGACAGGTTCCCGTATGGACGATGTTATATACGAAGAGTTTAAAGGTACTGGAAATATGGAGATACACTTAGACAGGCGTTTGATGGAACGTAGAATATTCCCCGCCATCAACATAGAGAAATCGGGAACCAGAAAAGAGGAGCTGTTGCTGGAAGATTGGGAGCTTCAGAGAATATGGGTGCTCAGGAAGTTCCTCGCCACCATGGACAACATAGAGGCGATGGAGTTTCTGCTGGACAAACTTAAGAAGTTCAAAAACAACAGAGAGTTCCTTAAGGCTATGCATTCCTGA
- the mnmE gene encoding tRNA uridine-5-carboxymethylaminomethyl(34) synthesis GTPase MnmE, with translation MIRQREPIVALATPYGESAIGVLRLSGKGVLEKIKPFLKLKGAVKPRYAHLVTLVDEEGREIDEGILVFYPSPKSYTGEDMIELSLHGNPLILHRALELFLSAGIRLAEPGEFTRRAFLNGKMDLLQAEAVADLIGARTELAVRCALRQLRGELSDRIERIRSQLLELIAYVEADIEFSEQDIPTLSREEILKRLEDLIKDLEDLLATARVGNFLRKGLNLAIVGKPNVGKSSLFNALLGSQRAIVTDIPGTTRDFLQEQWNIGGIPINLVDTAGIRTTTDPVEQMGVQRSIEKLGSAHIVLLVVDGSKPLEEEDLSIYSMVKDKDHIVVLNKKDLGVCEDTAKAFPEFVMVSAKTGDGLEDLRKEILRRAGFYTAEGGSIYVSARHANLLQNSLSVIKLVYQQLREQDISPEILMLYLREAVHYLEEVIGTVTTEDVLDSIFSSFCIGK, from the coding sequence ATGATACGTCAAAGAGAACCGATAGTGGCTCTTGCGACCCCCTACGGTGAGAGTGCCATAGGTGTCCTACGCCTGTCTGGTAAAGGTGTGCTGGAAAAGATTAAACCCTTTCTAAAGCTGAAGGGTGCTGTAAAACCTAGGTATGCCCATCTGGTGACCCTTGTGGACGAAGAGGGTAGGGAGATAGACGAAGGTATACTGGTCTTCTATCCCTCTCCCAAAAGTTACACAGGAGAAGATATGATAGAACTTTCCCTACACGGTAATCCCCTTATTCTTCATAGAGCTTTGGAACTTTTCCTGTCGGCAGGTATAAGACTGGCGGAACCTGGTGAGTTTACCAGAAGGGCCTTCCTGAACGGAAAGATGGATCTACTACAAGCTGAGGCTGTGGCAGACCTTATAGGTGCCAGGACGGAGCTGGCTGTCCGGTGTGCCCTGCGTCAACTGAGAGGTGAGCTTTCGGATCGCATAGAGAGGATACGTTCCCAACTTTTAGAGCTTATCGCCTACGTGGAGGCAGACATAGAGTTCTCAGAACAGGACATTCCCACCCTCAGTAGGGAGGAGATACTGAAGCGCCTTGAAGATTTGATAAAGGATCTGGAAGATCTTTTGGCCACGGCACGTGTAGGTAACTTTCTTAGAAAAGGTCTAAACCTGGCCATAGTGGGCAAGCCCAACGTGGGAAAATCCTCTCTATTTAACGCCCTTCTAGGATCTCAGAGAGCTATAGTTACCGACATACCCGGTACCACCAGGGACTTTTTACAGGAGCAGTGGAACATCGGGGGAATTCCCATAAACTTGGTGGACACAGCGGGGATAAGGACCACTACAGATCCTGTAGAGCAGATGGGTGTGCAGAGGAGCATTGAGAAACTGGGTAGTGCCCACATAGTTCTGCTGGTGGTGGATGGTTCAAAACCTCTGGAGGAGGAGGATCTTTCCATATACAGTATGGTGAAAGATAAAGATCACATAGTGGTTTTAAACAAGAAGGATCTAGGGGTGTGCGAAGATACAGCCAAGGCTTTCCCTGAGTTTGTTATGGTAAGTGCCAAGACGGGGGATGGATTGGAGGATCTGAGGAAGGAGATCCTCAGAAGAGCTGGTTTTTACACGGCGGAGGGAGGAAGTATCTACGTATCTGCCAGGCACGCCAACCTCTTGCAAAACTCCCTTTCGGTGATAAAATTAGTTTATCAGCAACTGAGGGAGCAGGACATATCGCCGGAAATACTCATGCTTTATCTTAGAGAAGCCGTGCACTACCTTGAGGAGGTGATCGGTACTGTTACCACAGAGGATGTTTTGGATAGTATTTTCTCCAGTTTTTGCATAGGTAAATAA
- a CDS encoding cellulose biosynthesis cyclic di-GMP-binding regulatory protein BcsB: protein MRKLVIFIGPLAVAFAQNVAIDPPFADRVFPYITYSEVWKGTPASLKDVAVPNLLIVYGVREDPQVVAQAGKIAFYLGQWTDDIGFGVEEVKESRIPPLLVSDLQLREIPWKNIIVVGTNNDVVKSLGITFSGPTIKVVDKDGKKIMVVGGRNEKEVIQAARYLSDVRLNFKAGAYKTFFSFVTLRGLLEKGEWESALRLIKSPQGVSACGKNMSLAAPMVASWSDEVKSVVQKRNSILYKDLPEAIEKRDRKKAVSLWKEAMVTCYQCHQGEGIPQMRKFVPLESIHAKHQRIAESFGLSCINCHAGPTSKRGYSSAP from the coding sequence ATGAGGAAGTTGGTGATATTCATCGGACCTCTGGCGGTAGCTTTTGCACAAAATGTAGCAATAGATCCTCCCTTTGCCGATAGGGTGTTTCCCTACATCACCTACAGTGAGGTGTGGAAAGGTACTCCTGCCTCTCTGAAGGATGTGGCTGTCCCCAACCTTCTCATCGTCTATGGCGTTAGGGAGGATCCTCAGGTGGTAGCCCAGGCAGGCAAGATAGCCTTCTATCTGGGACAGTGGACCGACGATATCGGCTTTGGTGTAGAGGAAGTAAAAGAGTCCCGGATACCACCCCTTTTGGTGAGCGATCTGCAGCTCAGAGAAATCCCCTGGAAGAACATAATAGTGGTTGGTACCAACAATGATGTGGTAAAGAGTTTGGGAATCACCTTTTCCGGACCCACCATAAAGGTGGTGGATAAGGACGGTAAAAAGATAATGGTAGTAGGTGGTAGAAATGAAAAGGAGGTGATACAAGCAGCCAGGTACCTGTCTGATGTGCGCCTAAACTTCAAGGCCGGTGCTTACAAAACCTTCTTCTCCTTCGTGACTTTAAGAGGTCTTTTGGAGAAAGGAGAGTGGGAGAGCGCCCTAAGACTCATAAAGAGTCCTCAAGGCGTCTCTGCCTGTGGTAAGAACATGTCTTTGGCAGCTCCCATGGTGGCATCCTGGTCCGATGAGGTGAAGAGTGTGGTCCAAAAGAGAAACAGTATCCTCTACAAGGATCTTCCGGAGGCCATAGAGAAGAGGGACAGAAAGAAAGCGGTATCCCTTTGGAAAGAGGCTATGGTAACCTGTTACCAGTGTCACCAAGGGGAAGGCATCCCCCAGATGAGGAAGTTCGTACCCTTAGAGTCCATTCACGCCAAACACCAACGTATAGCGGAGAGCTTTGGTCTCTCTTGTATCAACTGTCATGCGGGTCCTACCAGTAAGAGGGGTTACAGTAGCGCTCCTTAG